In the genome of Arthrobacter crystallopoietes, the window CCTTTGGATCAAGGAGGAACCCCTCGACACCCGCAAAATGCTGGACACCAGCGACTACAACATCCGCGTCATCTGCGCCTGAGACATCCCTCCCCGGCTCACACAGCAAACACAACGCCCCAGAATCCGGGCCTCTGACCCCGCACGACGAATCCCCCCGGGTACACGGATGTCTTCGCCAGTGAAAGGAGCCTTGACGTGAGGGTTTTATGAGTCATCGCGAACGATTGACGAACTTATGAGACGCAGATAACATCCAAACAGGGTTTCGAATTTGAACCAACATTTTCGATAAGCGAAAATAGCGAATTCGTGGCCCATAACACTTGAGGAGTTATGTATCCATGAAAATCCGACCATTACGTGTGCTTTCCGTTGCAGGAGCAATTACACTGCTGACCGCCTGTGGGGCTGAATCCGGAGCAGAGCCTGTTTCTAGCGGGAGCGGGTCGGACAAAATAACCGTCGGTGTAATTCCGATTGCCAGCAACGCGCCCATTTACTTAGGGCAGCAAGAGGGTTTTTTTGAGGAAGAGGGTCTGGAACTGGAAATCCAGAACACAGTAGGTGGAGCAGCAGCCGTGCCGGCAGTAGTATCGGGAAACTTTGATTTTGCTGACAGCAATATCGTTTCTCTTCTGGTTGCAGCAGACCAAGGCTTGGACCTAGAAATCGTAGCACCGGGTTCGGCCAGCAGCGGAGATCCGAGTAAAGACGCGACTGCCGTCATCGTGCCGGAAGAATCGCCTATTTCCACCCCGGCAGATCTATCAGGAAAAACAATTTCGGTGAATACACTGAGCAATATCGGTGACACCACAATCAGCGCCGTTGTCGAAGAAAACGGGGGCGATCCATCAACCATCGACTTCGTGGAAGTCCCATTCCCTGAAGCTGAGGCCGCCCTGGAGAGCGGCAACGTTGACGCTGCCTGGGTGGCAGAACCCTTTCTTACGTCAGCACTGAAGAGCGGCAGCCGAGCTGTCACTTATAACTATGCCGACTTCGATCCCGCTACGCCTATTGAAGCGTATTTCACAACATCCAAATTTGCAGAAGAGAATCCGGATATTGTTGCGCGTTTTACTCGGGCCATGCATAAATCGCATGAATTTGCTAGTTCGAATCCAGATGCCGTCAGGGAAATTGTCGGGACCTATACCAAGATCGATGCGGGGCTACGAGCAGAAATGACGCTGAATAAGTATCCCACGGAGTTTAGCGTAGAAATTCTGCAGAAACTCGCCGACGCCGCCTTTAAGTACGGCACTTTGCAAAACAAATTGGACGTCTCCACGCTTATTCAAGAGTGACGCCGACCCAACATGGGAGCAGGATTCCCTTCCATGCCTCTTTTCCGTTCGCCGAGACGATTTCGCTGTGTAAACACAGGAGAGTGGCCTCCAGTACGTGGACTGCGAATGAGCGGCAAATGCCACGAACATCGGCAACAGCCGGGCTAGGCCTCGCTCAAGGGACCCTCCTCGGCCTCTTGAAACCGGCGCTTCGATGATCAGCTCTTGAATGGTTCCGGTCGCGGACCAGTGGAGGTTCGTATTCGACCGCGGGCTGCTCGCAGCTACGTATTCTACAGATGCCGCGCCCCCGCGAAGTCCTGGTACTCAACGGTCATATGCGGCCCGCATGTCGGGGTGATGAAAAGATTCGCGACCCGACCTTTTTGAGTAGCTCGCTGCGTCAGGATCCGCCCGAAACCTCGGGCCCCCTCCTAATAATCGAATGCTTCTGGACATCAGGGAGAAGAATGAAAAACGCCGGGTTGCTTAGAGACGTTGGTCCATTTCAGGGAGTAAGTGTCACCGACCTCGCCGACAGCCTTCGGCGGGGCAAGGTGACCTGCGGAGAACTTACAGAGCGAGCACTTAGCGCCGCTCGCGAATTCGGTCCACGGATAAATTGTTTCGTTACATTAGATGAGAAGGGCGCAAGGCGAGCTGCAGAACAAGCCGATGAGGAGCTTTCCTCCGGTTGCGATCGTGGGCCTTTGCACGGCATTCCGGTAGGGGTCAAAGACATCATTTCCACCGCGGGCCTGACGACTGGCATGGGATCAAAGCACTTCGCGGGGCACGTCCCCAATACCGATGCCGCTGTCGTTACTTCGTTGCGCAGCGCAGGAGCAGTAATCATTGGAAAAACACATGTTCACGAGTTCGCCTACGGGCCGACTGGGGACAATGCCGTTACTGGTCCAGCCCTGAACCCGAACGACATCTCCCGAGTCACAGGCGGTTCAAGTAGTGGTTCTGCAGCTGCCGTCGCCGCGGGGCTGCTTCCGATAGCGATTGGCACCGATACTGCGGGCTCAGTACGTATTCCGGCCTCGCTCTGTGGAGTCGTTGGAATGCGGCCGACCTCAGGCACGGTTAGTCCTGAGGGCGTCTTTCCACTCTCGCGAACGCTAGACGTGGTCGGCCCGGTGGCAGGATCCGTCACAGATACCGCCCTTCTTTGGCGGGCGATGGTTTCCCGCCCAGACCATACAGGAATTACCGGTCCGTGGCTGCCACCTCGCGTTCCCGAGAGACCTGGGCAATCTCCTCATCTGCTCGTTGGCGAGGTTAAATGTGAACTAACAGAGCGCGTCTCAAATCATCAGATTGAAGCACTTCAAATAGCAGTAAGTGCTTTGGCTGACTCCGGTGCGGTGACAGCCGAGGTCCCGATTCCTGAAGTTGATGAATGTGGACGGCACCATCAAGCTATCCAGTCAGCCGAAGCCTATGCTCTCCACCAGGACCGCGTCGAGAGCGCCCCAGATCTATTCGACCCTGAGATACTCCGACAGCTACGTGCGGCTTCCGAAGTTTCTGGCTGGGAATATGTCTTGGCGCTGCAAACTCGTGATCGGCTTCGTGACCAGGTCTTAGCCAAACTGTCATCAATAGATCTCTTGGTAATGCCGACAGTTCCCATCGAGGCTCCCCTAATCGGACAGCGGGAGCTGCAAGGCGAGAATGGTTGGACGAGCACACGAGAGGCGCTCAAATCTATGACCGTACCGTGGAGTTTATTGGATTTCCCCGCAATCAGCGTTCCCGTCGTGGTAGACGGGGCACACATGCCGTGCGGAGTTCAGCTCGTGGGTAAGCCAGGTTACGAGCGACAGCTGCTGGCCGCCGCAGCCGCACTCGAGCTGCGCTTAGACGCCGGCTAGCCCCATAGATACACACGAAATGTCTACCGCCGACAAAATGTGACAACAGACTTCCACTCCCGTTGCCTGTGACGCAGCAGTGATGTGCTGCGCTCGTACCGTTGATTGCCCGGGGTTTATAGAGTCTTACCAAGTCCTTCCGCCGCCACCGTTAGTATGGGCAGCGCCTTGTCCACGAGCTCTTCGATACGGATCCGACCGGTGAACGCGCTAACGCTTATGGTCGCAACGCAAGCACCCCGTGAATCCGCAACGGGGACGGCCAGGGAGTGCATGCCCAGTTCCAACTCCTCGGCGCTGGTGGCATAGCCCAGCTCTCCAGCACGCTGGACAATGTGGGTTAGCGCGTCCACATCAGTAATTGTAGAAGGAGTTAATTGAACGGGCGGATAACGCTGAAAAAAACTCCTGATCTCTTCTTCTTCCAGTGCAGATAGCAGCGCACGTCCAGTTGCGGAAGCATGGGCAGGTAGACGCACACCAACAGCGATATCTGTGGACACGATTTGTGAGGCGCCTGCCCGTGCCACGAAAAGGCACTGCCCCTCATCCCAAACTGCAAGGGAGACCGCCTCATCAAGTACATCCCGCGCTTGGTCAAGATACGTCTGAGCGTGCAATGCCAACGGCGACGTGCCCAGATACGCTCTGCCCAGGCGAACCATTCGGGGAGTGGGTTGGAAGTATTTTCCATCGTGGGAGACGTAACCGGCATCCAAAAGGGTCAGCAGACAACGCCGGGCCGCTGCCGGAGACACGCCTGCGAACTCGGCAGCCTGGGAAATTGTCATCCTGGGCCGGGACTTGTCGAAACCCTCCAGAATTGCAAGCCCTTTGGCCAGCCCCGCCATAGCCTCGTTCGGCTTTCCATCGTAGTTGTCCCCTGCACCTCTTGACACTTTGATCCTCCACGCATAGATTATTTCGAGATACGATATCTGTTTTCGATTACCGAAATATTCTATCAGATGGACCATCATCTAGCAGAGGTGGAAGATGAGCACTGAAGCATTGCCTCAAGAACTCCCCGCTTGGGAGGACACGCTGACGCGGGTTCCTTATTGGATCTTCCAAAGAACCGATGTCTACGACCTCGAACAGGAAAAGATCTTCCGCGGCCCGAACTGGAACTATCTGTGCCTGGAGTCTGAACTGTCCACGCCAGGCAGCTACTGCTCGACGTTTGTTGGCAACACCCCCGTCATCGTTACCCGAGACCGGGACGGGGAGCTTTACGCCTTCGAAAACCGATGCGCACACCGTGGGGCCCTTCTTGCCCTTGACAAGCGTGGTGAGGCAAAAGACTTCACCTGCGTTTACCACGCTTGGACGTACAACCTGCAGGGCGACCTGACTGGCGTTGCGTTCAAGGACGGAGTCCGGGGAGAGGGCGGAATGCCCGCGAATTTCTGCCTGGAAGCCCACGGACCTCGTAAGCTTCGAATCGAAACTATCGCCGGCCTGGTGTTTGGAACGTTTTCCGAAGACACACCCGACCTGGAAGATTACCTCGGCGATGAAGTTGCGGGCAGAATAAAGCGGGTTTTGAACGACAGGAATCCGGTTATCCTGGGTCGCTTTACGCAGGCAATCCCCAACAACTGGAAGCTCTACATGGAGAATGTCAAGGACTCCTACCACGCCTCGATTCTTCACCTCTTCTTCACAACTTTTGAGCTCAACAGGTTGTCCCAGCGCGGGGGAATCATCGTGTCTGAAGATGGCGGATGCCATGTGAGCTACTCCGAGATTGACCGCTCCTCGAGTGCGGACACGATCTATGCGGATCAGCAAATCAGATCGGACAGTGAATACCGGTTGGCCGATGAGACGATCCTGGAGGGTTTCAAGGAATTCGATGACGACATAACCCTTCAGATCCTGTCCGTCTACCCAGGTTTCGTCCTCCAGCAGATCCAGAATTCGATCGCTGTTCGCCAAGTGCTACCAGTCAGTGTCGAGAGGACGAATTTGAACTGGACATATCTCGGTTTCGATTCTGATACGGCGGCACAGCGGAAAATCAGAATGAAGCAGTCCAATCTTGTAGGGCCGGGCGGTTACGTCTCCATGGAAGACGGTTGCGTCGGCGGCTTCGTGCAGCGGGGAATCGCGGGTGCTCCGGATCAGTCTGCCGTTGTCGAGATGGGTGGCTCCGGCACTAGCTCAAGTGACGTCCGCATTACCGAAGCCTCAATCAGGGCCTTCTGGATGAAATATAGAAACCAGATGGGTCTCGACGACTGGGAAAAGAGCGAGGAAAACTGAAATGATCGCGTCCATCAGCGATGTCGACAAAGACAAGATATTCGGAATCATGCAGTTACAGGCGAGCTACGCTAACTGCATCGACGAGGATAGGCTCGAAGAGTGGCCCGCGTACTTCTTGGAGAAGTGCAACTATATGGTAACTAACGCGGAAAATTATGCCGCCCATATGGAGGCAGGGGTCATCTGGGCAGACTCACGCGCTATGTTAGCCGACAGGGTTTCAGCCTTGCGCGAAGCTAATATCTATGAGAGCCACTCGTATCGGCACATCTTGGGAATTCCGCAGGTTAGGCGTCTTTCGGAATCCGGCGGTATTCACACGGAGACTCCGTTCACAGTTATTCGCGTAACAAATGGAGCTCAGACGGAGCTTTTTGCGACGGGAAAGTATGTTGATCTGATCGAGTACGCCGATGAACAGCCGATGTTTGCTCAGCGGCTTGTCGTGTGTGATAGCAATACGATTGACACGCTAATCGCCTTCCCGATATGAGCCGAGCAAGGACTCTGCTGCCTATCGGGGATCCGAATGGGATAGGGCCGGAACTGGCGGTGAGAGCCGCCGCTGAAATGCAGGCACAAGGTTCAGAGCCTCCCGTGGTGGTTGGTGACCCTTTCGTGGTGGCCTATTACGCCTCCCGTTTCGGCTTGTCGGTCAGGGAAACAATCGGGACAGCGGAACCGATCATGAACACTATCGATCTCCTGCCCGTTGACTCGATGCCGCCGGCTGAGTTCAAGCCGGGAAGGGTTTGCGCAGCCGCGGGACGGGCTACCGTCGAATACGTGAAGATTGCGGTTAAGTCGCTGAGACACGGTTTCGGCTCAGCGATCGTCGCTGCGCCCCATTCCGAAACGGCAATTAATTCCGCCGGCATCGTCTTCTCAGGCTATCCCTCACTGCTGAGCGCATCATCCGGGGACCATTTGCCGGTGTTCCTGATGTTGATAATTGACGACCTGAGGATCACGCATGTAACGCTGCACTGCAGCGTCTCCGAGGCGTTACAACTTCTCAATCCGAGGTCA includes:
- a CDS encoding IclR family transcriptional regulator domain-containing protein; amino-acid sequence: MMVHLIEYFGNRKQISYLEIIYAWRIKVSRGAGDNYDGKPNEAMAGLAKGLAILEGFDKSRPRMTISQAAEFAGVSPAAARRCLLTLLDAGYVSHDGKYFQPTPRMVRLGRAYLGTSPLALHAQTYLDQARDVLDEAVSLAVWDEGQCLFVARAGASQIVSTDIAVGVRLPAHASATGRALLSALEEEEIRSFFQRYPPVQLTPSTITDVDALTHIVQRAGELGYATSAEELELGMHSLAVPVADSRGACVATISVSAFTGRIRIEELVDKALPILTVAAEGLGKTL
- a CDS encoding PdxA family dehydrogenase, translated to MSRARTLLPIGDPNGIGPELAVRAAAEMQAQGSEPPVVVGDPFVVAYYASRFGLSVRETIGTAEPIMNTIDLLPVDSMPPAEFKPGRVCAAAGRATVEYVKIAVKSLRHGFGSAIVAAPHSETAINSAGIVFSGYPSLLSASSGDHLPVFLMLIIDDLRITHVTLHCSVSEALQLLNPRSVEVAIRATDATLKKLGIERPRIGVFGINPHAGEGGLFGDEDARIVAPVVEKLAQEGLAVVGPTGCDVLLADRASYDGFVAMFHDQGHGPIKLLGGRESSALCIGQEIVFSSVGHGAAFDIAGQGIADIAPIVKALKLVASIN
- a CDS encoding amidase, giving the protein MKNAGLLRDVGPFQGVSVTDLADSLRRGKVTCGELTERALSAAREFGPRINCFVTLDEKGARRAAEQADEELSSGCDRGPLHGIPVGVKDIISTAGLTTGMGSKHFAGHVPNTDAAVVTSLRSAGAVIIGKTHVHEFAYGPTGDNAVTGPALNPNDISRVTGGSSSGSAAAVAAGLLPIAIGTDTAGSVRIPASLCGVVGMRPTSGTVSPEGVFPLSRTLDVVGPVAGSVTDTALLWRAMVSRPDHTGITGPWLPPRVPERPGQSPHLLVGEVKCELTERVSNHQIEALQIAVSALADSGAVTAEVPIPEVDECGRHHQAIQSAEAYALHQDRVESAPDLFDPEILRQLRAASEVSGWEYVLALQTRDRLRDQVLAKLSSIDLLVMPTVPIEAPLIGQRELQGENGWTSTREALKSMTVPWSLLDFPAISVPVVVDGAHMPCGVQLVGKPGYERQLLAAAAALELRLDAG
- a CDS encoding aromatic ring-hydroxylating dioxygenase subunit alpha — its product is MSTEALPQELPAWEDTLTRVPYWIFQRTDVYDLEQEKIFRGPNWNYLCLESELSTPGSYCSTFVGNTPVIVTRDRDGELYAFENRCAHRGALLALDKRGEAKDFTCVYHAWTYNLQGDLTGVAFKDGVRGEGGMPANFCLEAHGPRKLRIETIAGLVFGTFSEDTPDLEDYLGDEVAGRIKRVLNDRNPVILGRFTQAIPNNWKLYMENVKDSYHASILHLFFTTFELNRLSQRGGIIVSEDGGCHVSYSEIDRSSSADTIYADQQIRSDSEYRLADETILEGFKEFDDDITLQILSVYPGFVLQQIQNSIAVRQVLPVSVERTNLNWTYLGFDSDTAAQRKIRMKQSNLVGPGGYVSMEDGCVGGFVQRGIAGAPDQSAVVEMGGSGTSSSDVRITEASIRAFWMKYRNQMGLDDWEKSEEN
- a CDS encoding ABC transporter substrate-binding protein, with translation MKIRPLRVLSVAGAITLLTACGAESGAEPVSSGSGSDKITVGVIPIASNAPIYLGQQEGFFEEEGLELEIQNTVGGAAAVPAVVSGNFDFADSNIVSLLVAADQGLDLEIVAPGSASSGDPSKDATAVIVPEESPISTPADLSGKTISVNTLSNIGDTTISAVVEENGGDPSTIDFVEVPFPEAEAALESGNVDAAWVAEPFLTSALKSGSRAVTYNYADFDPATPIEAYFTTSKFAEENPDIVARFTRAMHKSHEFASSNPDAVREIVGTYTKIDAGLRAEMTLNKYPTEFSVEILQKLADAAFKYGTLQNKLDVSTLIQE
- a CDS encoding aromatic-ring-hydroxylating dioxygenase subunit beta, coding for MIASISDVDKDKIFGIMQLQASYANCIDEDRLEEWPAYFLEKCNYMVTNAENYAAHMEAGVIWADSRAMLADRVSALREANIYESHSYRHILGIPQVRRLSESGGIHTETPFTVIRVTNGAQTELFATGKYVDLIEYADEQPMFAQRLVVCDSNTIDTLIAFPI